A genomic segment from Malaclemys terrapin pileata isolate rMalTer1 chromosome 1, rMalTer1.hap1, whole genome shotgun sequence encodes:
- the SLC35E3 gene encoding solute carrier family 35 member E3, whose protein sequence is MGPGPGPGWLAAGLLVNLVASICIVFLNKWLYVRLGFPNLSLTLVHFAATWLGLGLCQALRVFAPKSLRPRQVLPLALSFCGFVVFTNLSLQSNTIGTYQLAKAMTTPAIVAIQSLFYGKSFPLRIKLTLIPITVGVFLNSYYDVKFNFLGMVFATLGVLVTSLYQVWVGAKQHELQVNSMQLLYYQAPMSSAMLLCIVPFFEPVFGEGGIFGPWTLSAVLMVLLSGIIAFMVNLSIYWIIGNTSPVTYNMFGHFKFCITLLGGYLLFKDPLSLNQVLGILCTLLGILAYTHFKLSEQEGSKSKLVQRP, encoded by the exons atggggccgggcccgggcccgGGGTGGCTGGCGGCCGGGCTGCTGGTGAACCTGGTCGCCTCCATCTGCATCGTGTTCCTGAACAAGTGGCTCTACGTGCGGCTCGGCTTCCCCAACCTGAGCCTCACGCTGGTGCACTTCGCCGCCACCTGGCTCGGCCTCGGCCTGTGCCAGGCGCTGCGCGTCTTCGCCCCCAAGAGCCTGCGGCCCCGCCAGGTGCTGCCCCTGGCGCTCAGCTTCTGCGGCTTCGTGGTGTTCACCAACCTGTCCCTGCAGAGCAACACCATCGGCACCTACCAGCTGGCCAAGGCCATGACCACGCCGGCCATCGTGGCCATCCAGAGCCTCTTCTACGGCAAGAGCTTCCCCCTGCGCATCAAACTGACCCTG ATTCCCATAACTGTAGGTGTATTTCTGAATTCCTATTATGACGTGAAGTTTAACTTCCTTGGAATGGTGTTTGCTACCCTTGGTGTTCTAGTTACATCCCTTTATCAAGTG TGGGTAGGAGCCAAGCAGCATGAGTTGCAGGTTAACTCTATGCAGTTGCTGTACTATCAGGCACCAATGTCCTCTGCCATGTTGTTGTGTATCGTACCCTTCTTTGAGCCAGTATTTGGAGAAGGGGGGATATTTGGACCCTGGACGCTTTCTGCTGTG TTAATGGTGCTGCTGTCTGGTATAATAGCCTTTATGGTAAACTTGTCCATTTACTGGATCATTGGAAACACATCACCTGTCAC ATATAATATGTTTGGACACTTCAAGTTCTGCATCACTCTGTTGGGAGGGTACCTGTTGTTTAAAGATCCACTGTCACTTAATCAAGTCCTTGGGATTTTGTGTACTTTGTTAGGCATTTTAGCTTATACCCATTTCAAACTTAGTGAGCAGGAAGGGAGTAAGAGTAAACTGGTTCAGCGTCCATAA